A genomic region of Papaver somniferum cultivar HN1 chromosome 7, ASM357369v1, whole genome shotgun sequence contains the following coding sequences:
- the LOC113299838 gene encoding protein ANTI-SILENCING 1-like isoform X3: MSDTKEEENLEFKWLKKRGIGGRRKEVQFYDSFVFDGEEYSLYDCVYMYKDGEPEPYIGKLIKIWEQPGNLKKVKVLWFFRPIEVVNHIGDEEVPENELFLASGKQDSRGLTNINPLEVIAGKCNVICTSKDVKNPQPSEEEMKAADYIFYRTFNVDTFKISDEIDEKIASVEVKFIYNRTGGKEPGNIFKLGSGKTDENGKIGGSDDVSRPPVKLNAQGLPDSSVRVENEQLVAPGVIHDSLPCETVAPNEAATTLDKQDNVVCRKEAQIKLEQLLLKRSERDGKVNDTSTTLVQEKGNLKPVNSSDEADRPSKKARVDSSVKPSKKPQPKISKSLSLSKNKKEASPQISKKDGADNLDKLSRETQTTVSNSSSLSKGKDEPREQPSKKARIGSPVKSTEEQQSTISNPLSLSKGKDKPIAKPLEKARDGHSTKTVEEPQPKISSPSSFSKEKNKDAVQTSKETGVDNAVKSSEEPQPTISSPSSLNKDKNEATAQPSKNIKDINSIKSSYEPQPKISSPSSFNKEKNKDDAQTSKQTRVDNLVKSSKETQPTVSSLSSFNKDKNKAIVQPFKNGAMGSALEDVNTSKVVVDSHVQEKATLKDVKPGEKKKHKLSNGNPSKPAVSRCTEKETNTDDQTVEVGKRPETVSALEDTSTSKAVVDSHVQEKATLTDVKAGEKKKRKLSNGNPSKPAVSRCTEKETNTDVQTVEVGKRPETVSALEDMSTSKAVVDSHVQEKATLTDVKPREKKKRKLSNGNPSKPAVSRCSEEETNTDDQTVEVGRRPQTDRSKWFKGLPWEERMETAHDQGTLVLLENLDPSYTSAEVEDIIWHGFQENCTAKVVAQTAISSPHSGRAYVIFKTRDAAELATEKLDAGCLMLPNGRPLVASRGNPPKRGKASTLVGHLFIEKIKLQTQREDIKKAVSTSHCSQPNTVEYEMALEWCLLQTRADKYWKELYKQQGEEMRKLNAELKFK, translated from the exons ATGTCTGAtacgaaagaagaagagaatttgGAATTTAAATGGTTGAAAAAGAGAGGGATTGGTGGAAGAAGGAAAGAGGTTCAATTTtatgattcctttgtttttgacGGTGAGGAGTATTCTCTTTATGATTGCGTATACATGTATAAAGATGGTGAGCCTGAGCCTTATATTGGTAAACTTATCAAAATTTGGGAGCAACCAGGAAATTTGAAGAAAGTAAAGGTCTTATGGTTTTTTCGCCCTATTGAAGTTGTCAATCATATTGGCGATGAAGAGGTGCCCGAGAATGAACTGTTTTTGGCGTCTGGTAAACAAGATTCTCGTGGGCTTACCAATATAAATCCTCTG GAGGTGATCGCTGGCAAATGCAATGTTATCTGCACGTCAAAGGACGTCAAAAACCCACAGCCTTCTGAGGAAGAGATGAAAGCAGCTGATTACATCTTCTACCGCACATTTAACGTTGACACATTTAAGATATCAGACGAAATAGATGAGAAAATAGCATCAGTTGAAG TTAAATTCATATATAATCGCACCGGTGGTAAGGAACCAGGCAATATTTTCAAACTTGGCAGTGGAAAGACTGACGAAAATGGGAAGATAGGTGGAAGTGACGATGTTTCAAGACCACCAGTGAAGTTAAATGCACAAGGTCTGCCTGATAGTTCAGTGAGAGTGGAAAATGAACAGTTGGTGGCTCCAGGGGTTATACATGATTCCCTGCCTTGTGAAACTGTTGCTCCTAATGAAGCTGCAACTACTCTTGATAAGCAGGATAATGTAGTATGTCGAAAGGAAGCTCAAATTAAGCTTGAGCAACTGTTGCTAAAGCGGAGTGAGCGTGATGGTAAAGTTAATGATACATCCACTACTTTGGTTCAGGAAAAAGGCAACCTGAAACCTGTCAATAGTTCAGATGAAGCTGACAGGCCTTCTAAGAAAGCCAGGGTTGATAGTTCGGTTAAACCGTCTAAGAAACCACAGCCCAAAATCTCCAAGTCTTTATCACTCAGCAAGAATAAGAAAGAGGCTAGTCCACAGATTTCAAAGAAAGATGGTGCTGATAATTTGGATAAATTATCCagggaaacacaaactacagtgTCCAATTCATCGTCACTCAGTAAGGGCAAGGATGAGCCCAGGGAACAGCCTTCCAAGAAAGCTAGGATTGGTAGTCCGGTTAAATCAACTGAAGAACAACAGTCTACAATCTCCAATCCATTATCACTCAGCAAGGGCAAGGATAAGCCCATCGCAAAACCCTTGGAAAAAGCTAGGGATGGCCATTCCACTAAAACAGTTGAGGAACCACAACCTAAAATCTCCAGTCCATCATCATTCAGCAAAGAGAAAAATAAGGATGCTGTCCAGACTTCTAAGGAAACCGGGGTTGATAATGCTGTTAAATCATCTGAGGAACCACAACCTACAATTTCCTCGCCGTCATCACTCAACAAGGATAAAAATGAGGCTACTGCACAACCTTCCAAGAATATTAAGGATATTAACTCGATCAAATCATCTTACGAACCGCAACCTAAAATCTCCAGTCCATCATCATTCAACAAAGAGAAAAATAAGGATGATGCACAGACTTCTAAGCAAACTAGGGTTGATAATCTTGTTAAATCATCCAAGGAAACACAGCCTACAGTTTCCTCGTTGTCATCATTCAACAAGGACAAGAATAAAGCTATTGTACAGCCTTTCAAGAATG GGGCTATGGGCAGTGCTCTTGAAGATGTGAATACGTCAAAAGTTGTTGTGGATTCTCATGTGCAGGAGAAGGCCACTCTCAAGGATGTCAAGCCAGGTGAGAAGAAGAAACACAAACTTTCAAATGGGAATCCTTCTAAACCAGCAGTTTCTCGTTGTACAGAAAAGGAAACCAATACTGATGACCAAACAGTGGAAGTGGGGAAAAGGCCAGAAACTGTAAGTGCTCTTGAAGATACGAGTACGTCAAAAGCTGTTGTGGATTCTCATGTGCAGGAGAAGGCCACTCTTACTGATGTCAAGGCAGGTGAGAAGAAGAAACGCAAACTTTCAAATGGGAATCCTTCTAAACCAGCAGTTTCTCGTTGTACAGAAAAGGAAACCAATACTGATGTCCAAACAGTGGAAGTGGGCAAAAGGCCAGAAACTGTAAGTGCTCTTGAAGATATGAGTACGTCAAAAGCTGTTGTGGATTCTCATGTGCAGGAGAAGGCCACTCTTACTGATGTCAAGCCACGCGAGAAGAAAAAACGGAAACTTTCAAATGGAAATCCTTCCAAACCAGCAGTTTCTCGTTGTTCAGAAGAGGAAACCAATACCGATGACCAAACAGTGGAAGTGGGCAGAAGGCCGCAAACT GACCGAAGCAAATGGTTCAAGGGACTT CCTTGGGAGGAAAGAATGGAGACAGCGCATGATCAAGGAACACTCGTCTTGCTTGAAAATCTGGATCCATCATACACTTCAGCTGAAGTAGAG GATATAATCTGGCATGGTTTTCAAGAAAATTGTACAGCTAAGGTTGTTGCGCAGACTGCAATTTCTAGCCCACACTCTG GTCGAGCGTATGTTATCTTTAAGACACGAGATGCTGCAGAACTTGCAACTGAAAAGCTGGATGCCGGTTGCCTAATGCTACCAAATGGGAG ACCTCTTGTTGCAAGTCGAGGAAATCCGCCCAAGCGTGGGAAAGCATCAACGTTAGTGGGCCATCTCttcattgaaaaaataaaattacaaactCAGCGAGAGGATATA AAAAAAGCAGTATCGACGTCACATTGTTCTCAGCCCAACACAGTTGAATATGAGATGGCTTTAGAATGGTGTCTACTACAAACTAGGGCAGACAAGTATTGGAAGGAGCTATACAAG CAACAAGGGGAAGAGATGAGAAAACTCAACGCAGAACTCAAGTTCAAATGA